The following are from one region of the Pseudodesulfovibrio piezophilus C1TLV30 genome:
- a CDS encoding tetratricopeptide repeat protein, which produces MEQSSLASNSPSSQPVAGAGEQAAQSRPTQPQGEVDLPPESEERQPFFSVPYSVRTKVSPPGTSQPEASQPNNASQSGDSGSQAVNRVSPDVVVDSSETRIPLPTANPTQSQSQARPEGGPVQVKIRLPQSQEASPEPEVTPPADVSERAVIEGPPAQPRVATDGDGQVSMNIGPPPDSPNQDGRVGISIAPPVENSGNIQQKRAVNEGAQPIEGAEISPEGGVVVTIAPPSGGQSVRVSPPPTVVEGAPPPQPTQEEIAEASKSVAPSAENLTIQQQMALQEGRPLPSAENQSVEAIDPQAKVENGTDQGLSGQDIQGRDGVEASNATLAEEARLQAIRDKLYEAQSMMFNGALENALTMFEDILKQPGVPDDVREETLYAIADIKKQVHSDDVEAHYDELSQSFIEAMNSNLRSTRLPRALLNLGLLNLQVGNFPEAKAYFKILQDKFPDDDNIPSISYYWGEYYYKKGDYKKAADQFQYLIQTYPEHELVKPAAYYLADSLNRTGFTDQAFQIVDYIDKRWPDYYMENAQFLRLAGGVEMKLKKWEQAKNHYFTYYNLNPEAEGADIVLAQIGDIYIREKEQDAAKQIYQKAVKDFPDKDGGLVSKMRLAEEGIYDEPAMSEMATVFDRPYNKRPENIYKEIVEEHPQSPLAPIAQLKLAMWYAFNKKYPEALAAAQDFIDKYPASPLIDRARKLGDSVFALAVPGMVEEGRYGRVVRYWETYDFIGKKDTKVDDSTRLNVATSYWKVGQPEKALELIKPFLTQKQRLELSEEALGLAVNIYLDQLAWSEIADLVAMAKKNWKLKPAQLRQLDYARAMSLQNLGEANKALAMWADLAKDMKVAPAFRAYAMYYMAKAAMDRQDLRKVFVYAQEALSLLLQTSGDPEKIKDAVLMSIYATERSGRYSEALKWAKEYDNYIDVDNPEWASTRFKLARIYRKAGAIDEWKQLLEDIIEKKPETLQAQLAQSALDSYALEQQVQQYAPAPQ; this is translated from the coding sequence GTGGAACAATCAAGTTTAGCATCGAATTCTCCTTCAAGCCAGCCTGTTGCAGGGGCTGGAGAACAAGCAGCACAGTCTCGTCCTACTCAGCCTCAGGGCGAAGTTGATTTGCCGCCAGAATCAGAGGAACGCCAGCCTTTTTTTTCGGTCCCTTACTCGGTACGAACCAAGGTGTCCCCGCCTGGAACTTCCCAGCCTGAAGCAAGTCAGCCGAACAATGCTTCTCAGTCAGGAGACTCCGGTTCGCAGGCTGTTAACAGAGTCAGTCCAGATGTTGTTGTGGATTCGTCCGAGACGCGTATTCCTTTGCCAACGGCAAATCCAACACAATCGCAAAGCCAGGCAAGGCCGGAAGGGGGCCCTGTACAAGTTAAGATTCGCTTACCTCAGTCTCAAGAAGCTTCGCCTGAGCCAGAAGTGACACCTCCTGCGGATGTTTCTGAAAGGGCGGTTATAGAGGGTCCTCCGGCACAACCCCGTGTTGCAACTGATGGAGATGGGCAGGTCAGCATGAATATTGGACCTCCGCCCGATTCCCCGAATCAGGATGGGCGAGTTGGGATTTCCATTGCTCCACCTGTGGAAAATTCGGGGAATATACAGCAGAAACGAGCTGTCAATGAGGGTGCTCAACCGATAGAAGGGGCCGAGATATCTCCAGAAGGTGGAGTGGTTGTTACCATTGCACCTCCTTCAGGTGGGCAAAGTGTTCGAGTATCTCCGCCCCCGACAGTGGTTGAGGGCGCTCCTCCACCACAACCCACGCAAGAGGAGATTGCTGAGGCCAGTAAAAGTGTCGCTCCTTCTGCTGAAAATCTGACAATTCAACAGCAGATGGCACTTCAAGAAGGAAGACCCTTACCTTCGGCAGAGAACCAATCTGTCGAGGCCATTGATCCTCAAGCTAAGGTTGAAAATGGAACAGACCAAGGTCTTTCTGGTCAAGATATCCAAGGGCGGGATGGAGTGGAGGCGAGCAACGCAACTTTGGCTGAAGAGGCTCGTCTGCAGGCCATCAGGGACAAATTGTACGAAGCTCAATCCATGATGTTTAATGGTGCATTGGAAAATGCGTTGACCATGTTCGAAGATATTCTCAAGCAGCCTGGAGTTCCTGACGATGTTCGTGAAGAGACTCTCTATGCCATAGCTGACATCAAAAAACAGGTCCACAGTGATGATGTAGAAGCTCATTATGATGAGCTTTCTCAGTCTTTTATTGAAGCAATGAACTCCAATTTGCGTTCAACTCGATTACCCCGTGCTCTGCTTAATCTCGGCTTGCTTAATTTGCAGGTGGGCAATTTCCCGGAAGCCAAGGCATATTTTAAGATTTTACAGGATAAATTCCCGGATGATGATAATATTCCATCTATCAGCTACTATTGGGGTGAATACTACTATAAAAAAGGTGATTATAAAAAAGCAGCCGATCAGTTCCAATATTTAATCCAGACATATCCTGAACACGAATTGGTTAAGCCCGCAGCCTATTATCTGGCAGACTCACTTAATCGCACAGGCTTTACTGATCAGGCTTTTCAGATTGTTGATTACATCGATAAACGGTGGCCGGATTATTACATGGAAAATGCCCAATTCCTGCGTTTGGCTGGTGGCGTCGAAATGAAGCTCAAAAAGTGGGAACAAGCCAAAAATCATTATTTTACATATTACAACCTGAATCCCGAAGCTGAAGGCGCAGATATTGTCCTTGCGCAGATCGGTGATATCTACATTCGGGAGAAGGAGCAGGACGCCGCCAAGCAGATTTATCAAAAGGCAGTGAAGGATTTCCCGGATAAAGATGGTGGGTTGGTCTCAAAAATGCGTTTGGCGGAAGAGGGCATTTATGATGAACCGGCTATGTCTGAAATGGCGACGGTCTTTGATAGACCCTACAATAAGCGGCCGGAGAATATATACAAAGAGATTGTTGAAGAACATCCTCAGAGTCCTCTGGCTCCCATAGCGCAGTTGAAACTTGCCATGTGGTATGCCTTTAATAAGAAATATCCAGAAGCACTGGCTGCGGCGCAGGATTTTATTGATAAATATCCTGCGAGTCCTTTGATTGATCGTGCCAGAAAATTGGGAGATTCAGTTTTTGCCTTGGCCGTTCCGGGGATGGTGGAGGAAGGGCGTTACGGTCGGGTTGTCAGGTATTGGGAAACGTATGACTTCATCGGAAAGAAAGATACCAAGGTTGATGACTCAACACGGTTGAATGTTGCAACAAGTTATTGGAAAGTCGGTCAGCCGGAAAAAGCCCTTGAACTTATCAAGCCGTTTTTGACTCAAAAGCAGCGCCTTGAATTGTCAGAAGAAGCTCTGGGACTTGCTGTCAATATCTATCTCGATCAACTTGCATGGTCAGAGATTGCGGATTTGGTCGCCATGGCAAAGAAAAATTGGAAACTCAAGCCTGCGCAGCTCAGACAGCTAGACTATGCCCGCGCCATGTCGCTTCAGAATCTTGGTGAAGCGAATAAGGCTCTTGCCATGTGGGCTGATCTTGCCAAGGACATGAAGGTGGCTCCTGCCTTCCGCGCCTATGCGATGTACTACATGGCCAAGGCTGCAATGGATCGTCAGGACCTTCGTAAGGTGTTTGTCTATGCCCAGGAGGCGCTTTCTTTGTTGTTGCAAACCAGTGGCGATCCAGAGAAGATCAAGGATGCCGTTTTGATGTCCATTTATGCTACCGAGCGCTCTGGACGGTATTCCGAGGCTCTCAAATGGGCCAAAGAGTATGATAATTATATCGATGTGGATAACCCGGAGTGGGCTTCTACTCGCTTTAAACTGGCAAGAATTTATCGTAAAGCCGGGGCTATTGACGAATGGAAGCAGTTGCTTGAAGACATTATAGAAAAGAAACCAGAGACACTTCAGGCGCAGTTGGCTCAATCCGCTTTGGATTCTTATGCCCTTGAGCAACAGGTGCAGCAATACGCACCTGCCCCTCAATAA
- a CDS encoding sigma-54 interaction domain-containing protein, which translates to MALNLDGIIGDSSALADVFKVLGKVAPTDSTVLVSGESGTGKELLVRALHHNSERRDGAFVPINCGAIPKELLESELFGHEKGAFTHAIRSRPGRFELADGGTIFLDEIGEMDLSLQVKILRALQEKEIERVGGITIKKVDVRVVAATNRDLESEVKAGRFREDLYYRLNVIPLHLPPLRERGNDILLLADHFLKEQSKAKARKRMRLSEQAAEIILTYSWPGNVRELENFMERLAILCDASSVMPEDLPEKIFLDIGEKPLKKMEEIQPARSVGFDWPTLKDMTDKELKLKDFLEAIEGRLLAEALERSDGIKNKAAELVGIKRTTLIEKLKKRGLL; encoded by the coding sequence ATGGCACTGAATCTGGACGGGATCATCGGGGACAGTTCGGCCTTGGCCGATGTGTTCAAAGTCCTTGGCAAGGTGGCTCCAACGGATAGTACTGTTTTGGTGTCCGGTGAATCCGGCACAGGAAAGGAATTATTGGTTCGCGCCCTGCATCACAATAGTGAGCGCAGGGATGGAGCCTTCGTGCCTATCAACTGCGGTGCTATTCCTAAGGAATTGTTGGAGTCAGAACTGTTTGGGCATGAGAAGGGCGCTTTTACCCACGCCATTCGCTCTCGTCCTGGCCGATTTGAGTTGGCAGATGGCGGGACTATTTTTCTGGATGAAATTGGGGAAATGGATCTTAGTCTTCAGGTTAAGATTCTTCGGGCATTACAAGAGAAGGAAATCGAACGGGTTGGTGGGATTACTATCAAGAAGGTTGATGTCCGCGTTGTTGCCGCGACCAATCGTGATCTTGAGAGTGAAGTGAAAGCGGGACGGTTTCGCGAGGATTTATATTACAGGCTCAATGTCATACCTTTGCATTTGCCGCCATTGAGAGAGCGTGGCAACGATATACTTCTTTTAGCAGATCATTTTTTGAAAGAGCAGAGCAAGGCAAAGGCTCGTAAAAGAATGAGGCTTTCGGAGCAGGCAGCGGAAATAATTCTGACCTATTCATGGCCTGGCAATGTACGTGAGTTGGAAAATTTCATGGAACGCCTCGCTATTCTTTGTGATGCGTCAAGCGTCATGCCGGAAGATCTACCTGAGAAAATCTTTTTGGATATCGGAGAAAAGCCGCTCAAGAAAATGGAAGAGATTCAGCCAGCTCGGTCTGTCGGGTTCGATTGGCCAACACTCAAGGATATGACGGACAAGGAACTCAAGTTGAAGGATTTTCTGGAGGCTATAGAAGGACGCCTTCTTGCCGAAGCGCTGGAAAGGTCGGATGGGATCAAAAATAAAGCTGCTGAATTGGTTGGAATCAAGCGGACAACCCTGATTGAAAAATTGAAAAAGAGGGGCTTGTTATAA
- a CDS encoding type 2 periplasmic-binding domain-containing protein: MARFGMIILCCFCLSAMPLFCAAGEIRKVLTVYYLEFPPYYFTNSRGEPDGFLFKKVDAVFHLADILPVYESMPAKRILQVMHGTEQVASLGWFKTPSRMHYAKFSNPIYENRPLEALALSKNTRFFSGVTSLADLLNKEEMVLGRLDGYSYGFHVDSLIQENVSTVTNVVGSFGQLLRMLVAERFTYMLVAPEEKDVLVQQEQFSTDLFLSVSLDDIPMGNLRYVMFSLAVPDEVVTRFNMALETLP, from the coding sequence ATGGCTCGTTTCGGAATGATAATTTTGTGTTGCTTCTGTCTTTCGGCAATGCCACTTTTTTGTGCCGCAGGTGAGATTCGAAAAGTATTGACAGTATATTATCTCGAATTTCCACCTTATTATTTCACCAATTCGCGTGGCGAGCCTGATGGTTTTCTTTTCAAGAAGGTCGATGCTGTTTTCCATTTGGCGGATATACTTCCGGTTTATGAATCAATGCCTGCTAAACGTATCTTGCAGGTGATGCATGGTACTGAGCAGGTTGCTTCATTGGGGTGGTTCAAAACTCCGAGTCGTATGCACTATGCCAAATTCTCAAATCCGATATATGAAAATAGACCTTTGGAAGCTCTCGCCCTGTCCAAAAATACAAGATTCTTTTCGGGGGTGACTTCATTAGCCGACCTCCTCAATAAAGAAGAAATGGTGCTTGGGCGCCTTGATGGGTATTCATACGGATTTCATGTGGACTCGTTGATTCAGGAAAATGTATCAACCGTTACCAATGTTGTTGGCAGTTTTGGACAATTGTTGCGTATGCTTGTCGCAGAGCGTTTTACTTACATGTTGGTCGCACCGGAAGAGAAGGATGTCCTTGTTCAGCAGGAGCAGTTCTCTACGGATTTGTTTCTCTCCGTATCACTTGATGATATCCCTATGGGCAATTTACGGTATGTCATGTTTAGTCTTGCTGTCCCTGACGAGGTTGTGACCCGTTTCAATATGGCTCTTGAGACTCTTCCTTGA
- a CDS encoding NAD(P)/FAD-dependent oxidoreductase has product MTEKTVKTNYDVIIVGGGPAGLFAAYYLSEHSDLDVLLIDKGKSPLKRDCPLSGDQECIKCRPCNILCGVGGAGLFSDGKLNFIHKLGKTDLTQFVGASEAVALIEETEEIFNQFMMDGQVFPTDMDKAKEIRKDARKHGIDLLVIKQKHLGSDNLPGHIAAMADYIRDKGVDFHTSEDVKDIIVQDGQVTGVVTKKQTYSAKSVILAPGRVGAEWVASLVRQHGIEVSQRGIEVGVRVEVHNEIMQDLCSVIYDPTFFVRTNKYDDQTRTFCTNYGGFVALENYQDFVCVNGHALMNTKSENTNFAFLSKVVLNDPVEDNQAYGESIGRLATLIGGGKPILQRFGDLRRGRRSTWDRIGNGYIEPTMKNVVPGDIAMALPERIVTNLMDGLEQLNNIVPGVSNDETLLYAPEIKFFATQVDTQAHLETSVQGLFVAGDGPGVAGNIVGAAATALIPAKEILRRQESL; this is encoded by the coding sequence ATGACTGAAAAGACTGTTAAAACCAATTATGACGTAATTATTGTCGGTGGCGGCCCAGCAGGGCTGTTTGCCGCCTATTACCTGAGTGAACATTCCGATCTCGATGTTTTGCTTATAGACAAAGGGAAGAGTCCTTTAAAACGGGACTGCCCACTTTCCGGGGATCAGGAATGCATCAAATGCCGTCCGTGCAATATTCTTTGTGGAGTCGGAGGAGCTGGTCTGTTTTCAGATGGTAAGCTTAATTTCATCCACAAGCTCGGCAAAACTGATTTGACTCAGTTTGTCGGTGCTTCCGAAGCTGTCGCTCTCATTGAAGAAACCGAGGAAATCTTTAACCAATTCATGATGGATGGACAAGTCTTTCCCACCGATATGGATAAAGCCAAGGAAATCAGAAAGGATGCCCGGAAGCATGGTATCGATTTACTTGTAATCAAGCAGAAACACCTCGGGAGTGATAATTTACCTGGTCATATCGCGGCCATGGCAGATTATATTCGGGATAAGGGCGTTGATTTTCACACGTCTGAGGATGTGAAGGATATCATCGTCCAAGACGGCCAAGTGACAGGTGTTGTTACCAAAAAACAGACATATTCGGCAAAGAGTGTCATTCTTGCTCCCGGCCGGGTTGGTGCAGAATGGGTCGCTTCCCTGGTTCGACAGCACGGTATTGAAGTCTCCCAACGTGGGATTGAAGTCGGTGTCAGGGTCGAGGTGCATAACGAAATCATGCAGGATCTTTGTTCTGTCATTTACGATCCGACCTTTTTTGTTCGAACTAATAAGTATGACGACCAAACACGGACATTCTGTACCAACTACGGTGGCTTTGTCGCACTGGAAAATTATCAGGACTTTGTCTGTGTGAATGGGCATGCGCTGATGAATACCAAATCCGAGAACACCAACTTCGCATTTCTGTCCAAGGTTGTTCTTAATGATCCTGTGGAAGATAACCAAGCTTACGGAGAATCCATTGGCCGACTTGCCACACTCATTGGTGGTGGAAAGCCTATTTTGCAACGATTTGGTGATTTACGCCGTGGACGTCGTTCTACATGGGATCGTATCGGTAACGGGTATATTGAACCGACCATGAAGAATGTTGTTCCAGGTGACATAGCGATGGCTTTGCCTGAGAGGATTGTGACCAATCTTATGGACGGTCTGGAACAACTTAATAATATTGTACCGGGTGTTTCCAATGATGAAACACTTCTTTATGCACCGGAGATCAAATTCTTTGCCACACAAGTTGACACCCAAGCGCATCTGGAAACATCGGTGCAAGGACTGTTTGTGGCTGGAGATGGTCCTGGAGTGGCCGGTAATATCGTCGGTGCAGCTGCCACAGCCTTGATTCCGGCAAAGGAAATTCTGCGTCGTCAAGAGTCGCTATAA
- a CDS encoding flagellar basal body protein, whose protein sequence is MSESNTSALSALATIHQVTANNIANVNTEGFHASSGFLETGPQGQDVRVGAIRENAASSPGAGEVVRTDIGTVGVNMIMTQRGFPANVNALRASEEMIGHLFTMLA, encoded by the coding sequence ATGTCCGAAAGCAATACTTCGGCCTTATCTGCTCTGGCAACCATTCATCAGGTAACAGCCAATAATATCGCCAATGTAAACACTGAGGGTTTTCATGCTTCCTCGGGATTTTTAGAGACCGGGCCTCAAGGACAAGATGTGCGTGTGGGGGCCATTCGTGAGAATGCGGCCTCTAGTCCTGGTGCAGGGGAAGTGGTACGTACAGATATTGGCACTGTGGGAGTCAACATGATTATGACCCAGAGGGGCTTTCCCGCCAATGTGAACGCCCTTCGAGCATCGGAAGAAATGATCGGGCACCTTTTTACTATGCTTGCGTGA
- the folE2 gene encoding GTP cyclohydrolase FolE2, with product MEDVQKHQAAIAMPIDRVGVKGLKLPIIVRDRESGIQHTVAEVSLSVDLPAEFKGTHMSRFIEALEHWSGELDYNSFRSLLDDIVVRLQARSAHVRFVFPFFLRRNSPVSGANGLMDYTCRVDGMLKEGKLTFTLGADVPVMTVCPCSKAISNEGAHSQRAEVRIRTRFNGFVWLEDLIEIGERSGSCQVYSLLKREDEKYVTETAFANPTFVEDVVREAAKGLAEHEQIHWYKVEVESFESIHNHSAFAVIESASLA from the coding sequence ATGGAAGACGTACAAAAACATCAGGCAGCTATTGCCATGCCCATCGATAGAGTTGGGGTGAAGGGGCTGAAATTACCTATCATTGTTCGAGACAGAGAGTCCGGCATCCAGCACACTGTTGCCGAGGTCTCGCTCTCCGTTGATTTGCCGGCCGAGTTCAAGGGAACACACATGAGCCGGTTTATTGAAGCTCTGGAGCATTGGTCCGGCGAACTTGATTACAATTCCTTTCGGTCATTGTTGGACGATATCGTGGTTCGACTTCAGGCTCGGAGTGCTCATGTCCGCTTTGTTTTTCCTTTTTTCCTTCGTCGTAACTCTCCTGTAAGCGGAGCCAACGGTCTGATGGACTATACCTGTCGTGTGGATGGCATGCTCAAGGAGGGGAAGCTCACTTTTACTCTGGGAGCTGATGTTCCGGTCATGACCGTTTGCCCCTGTTCCAAAGCTATTTCGAACGAAGGGGCGCACTCCCAGCGAGCTGAAGTCCGTATCCGTACTCGTTTCAATGGATTTGTTTGGCTGGAAGATCTTATCGAAATAGGAGAGCGGTCCGGCTCGTGTCAGGTGTATTCTCTGCTCAAAAGGGAAGATGAAAAATACGTCACCGAAACAGCTTTTGCCAATCCAACCTTTGTCGAAGACGTGGTTCGCGAAGCGGCTAAGGGATTGGCAGAACATGAGCAGATTCACTGGTATAAAGTCGAAGTTGAAAGTTTTGAATCAATCCACAACCATTCGGCGTTCGCAGTTATCGAAAGCGCTTCACTTGCGTAA
- the nikR gene encoding nickel-responsive transcriptional regulator NikR → MGKTIRFGVSLDSDLLQKFDEHCDERSYQTRSEAIRDLIRKTLVQREWEEAEGDLAGTLTLVYDHHKSGLSQRLTEIQHEHHNVIQSSLHVHLDHYNCLEVIILKGEADTIKTLGQKLISTKGVKHGNLALTTTGKDLI, encoded by the coding sequence ATGGGAAAGACAATACGATTTGGAGTTTCGCTGGATTCGGACCTATTGCAGAAATTCGATGAACACTGCGATGAGCGAAGCTACCAGACCCGCTCAGAGGCTATTCGCGATCTCATCAGAAAGACTCTTGTTCAGCGGGAATGGGAAGAGGCTGAAGGAGACCTTGCAGGGACATTGACTCTTGTTTATGACCACCATAAATCCGGCCTGTCTCAACGATTGACTGAGATTCAGCACGAGCATCACAATGTCATCCAGTCCTCGTTGCATGTTCATCTCGATCACTATAATTGTCTGGAAGTCATTATTCTCAAGGGCGAAGCCGATACCATCAAGACACTTGGGCAGAAATTGATTTCCACCAAAGGTGTCAAGCACGGCAATCTTGCCTTGACGACCACCGGAAAGGACCTGATTTAA
- a CDS encoding class I SAM-dependent methyltransferase → MCKKQGDSEAFHRFSVPDPGSRVEVEVEGRVWLLDRAADMEALWECMEEADLGDDERLPYWAEVWPASVLLGRHIFRNKQRLAGKACLDMGCGLGLTGMIASSVGASVVAFDYEWPAVLFARHNAALNAVPQPLWLLMDWRAPAIAEGAFDFIWGGDILYEKRFFQPLIRLFRHALAPGGKIWIGEPVRTVSRPVWDALDAEGFLPKKLTVEKVALCGQNATVNLWEITIP, encoded by the coding sequence ATGTGTAAAAAACAAGGTGATTCAGAAGCCTTTCATAGGTTCAGTGTTCCTGACCCGGGTTCCCGCGTGGAAGTCGAGGTTGAAGGGCGTGTCTGGCTTCTTGATCGGGCAGCGGACATGGAAGCGCTCTGGGAATGCATGGAGGAAGCTGATCTTGGCGATGATGAGCGTCTCCCCTACTGGGCGGAAGTATGGCCTGCAAGCGTCCTCCTTGGACGTCATATTTTTAGAAACAAGCAGAGGCTTGCCGGAAAAGCATGTCTCGATATGGGGTGCGGGCTTGGTCTGACCGGAATGATAGCAAGTTCGGTGGGAGCTTCTGTCGTGGCCTTTGATTATGAATGGCCAGCTGTCCTTTTCGCCCGGCATAATGCCGCTTTGAATGCCGTGCCACAACCTCTTTGGCTGCTTATGGACTGGCGTGCGCCTGCAATAGCGGAAGGAGCTTTTGATTTTATTTGGGGTGGTGACATCTTGTATGAAAAACGGTTTTTTCAGCCGTTGATCCGCCTCTTCCGTCATGCCCTTGCTCCGGGGGGGAAAATCTGGATTGGAGAGCCTGTCCGCACGGTCTCTCGTCCTGTATGGGATGCTCTGGATGCAGAAGGTTTTTTGCCGAAAAAGTTGACTGTGGAAAAGGTTGCTTTGTGTGGGCAGAATGCCACGGTCAATCTCTGGGAAATAACAATTCCTTAA
- the gcvH gene encoding glycine cleavage system protein GcvH, whose translation MIPDDLKYTKSHEWVMVEGDIATVGITHFAQEQLGDLTFVELPEVGDTFEAGTEMGSVESVKAASEIYAPVTGEVVEVNEELEDAPENVNEEPYGDGWLLKFKIKGEPDNLLDAEAYTSLVESEH comes from the coding sequence ATGATTCCCGATGATCTCAAGTACACAAAATCTCATGAATGGGTTATGGTAGAAGGCGATATTGCAACGGTCGGCATTACTCACTTTGCTCAGGAACAATTGGGTGATCTGACTTTTGTGGAACTGCCCGAAGTGGGAGATACCTTCGAAGCCGGCACGGAGATGGGGTCCGTGGAATCTGTCAAAGCAGCCAGCGAAATTTACGCTCCCGTTACCGGCGAAGTTGTCGAAGTCAACGAGGAACTCGAAGACGCTCCGGAGAATGTGAATGAAGAACCATACGGAGACGGCTGGCTCCTGAAATTCAAGATCAAAGGAGAGCCTGATAATCTCCTTGATGCCGAGGCATATACCTCCCTAGTTGAGTCCGAACACTAG
- the gcvPA gene encoding aminomethyl-transferring glycine dehydrogenase subunit GcvPA — MPYVPHTEDEVRQMLATIGVDSVEDLFAEITEDMRPKSYDLPAGLSEMEVLSKLESMAAKNATDRVSFLGAGFYDHYIPAAVDALTMRGEFYTAYTPYQPEASQGTLQAIFEYQTAVTRLLGMDCANASVYDGGTALYEALMMAVRKTKRRKIIVSEALNPIYRVMLGSYTSNLDMEFVTVPHKDGMTDIEGLKTAIDGETAALLVQNPNFFGSINDFTDLFTVCRENKAVSIISSYPVLQTLLKTPGDMGADIAVAEGQSLGLPLSFGGPYLGIMTCTKKMVRQMPGRIVGRTEDSQGRTGYVLTLQAREQHIRRQKATSNICSNQSLCALRALVHMCALGELGMKRAARLSIERAHICAERLTAIDGVEMLTKGPFGNEFALSLPVNAFDVIAKLTARGFVPGFPLGKYYASLENGLLVACTEKTNEEQIGIFAEMLKGALI; from the coding sequence ATGCCATACGTTCCCCATACCGAGGACGAAGTACGGCAGATGCTAGCAACTATTGGCGTGGATTCCGTGGAAGATCTCTTTGCCGAGATCACCGAGGACATGCGCCCGAAAAGCTATGATCTGCCCGCCGGTTTAAGTGAAATGGAAGTATTGAGTAAGCTGGAGTCCATGGCTGCAAAGAATGCCACGGATCGGGTAAGCTTTCTGGGGGCAGGTTTCTACGACCATTACATTCCCGCAGCAGTGGATGCGCTGACCATGCGTGGCGAATTCTACACCGCCTATACTCCCTATCAACCCGAAGCATCCCAAGGGACACTTCAAGCCATTTTCGAATACCAGACAGCAGTAACCCGTTTATTGGGGATGGATTGTGCCAATGCCTCGGTCTACGATGGCGGGACCGCTCTGTACGAAGCGCTGATGATGGCCGTACGTAAAACAAAACGGCGCAAGATTATCGTTTCAGAAGCCCTGAACCCAATCTATCGGGTCATGCTTGGTTCCTATACATCCAATCTGGATATGGAATTCGTAACCGTCCCGCACAAGGATGGCATGACCGACATAGAGGGACTCAAAACCGCCATTGACGGCGAGACAGCTGCCCTCCTCGTGCAAAATCCGAACTTTTTCGGTTCCATCAATGACTTTACCGACCTGTTCACTGTATGCCGGGAGAACAAGGCCGTATCCATCATTTCATCATACCCGGTCCTGCAAACCCTGCTCAAGACCCCGGGAGACATGGGAGCCGACATAGCGGTAGCAGAGGGACAATCCCTGGGTCTACCGCTCTCATTCGGAGGCCCATATCTTGGCATCATGACCTGTACCAAGAAAATGGTTCGCCAGATGCCGGGACGTATTGTTGGCCGTACAGAGGACTCCCAGGGCCGTACCGGGTACGTGCTGACCCTTCAAGCGCGAGAGCAACACATCCGCCGCCAGAAGGCGACCTCAAATATCTGCTCCAACCAGTCCCTGTGCGCCTTACGTGCTCTTGTACACATGTGTGCCTTGGGCGAACTCGGCATGAAACGGGCTGCCCGACTGTCCATTGAACGAGCACATATATGCGCCGAACGCCTCACCGCAATCGATGGCGTGGAAATGCTGACCAAAGGACCATTCGGCAATGAATTTGCCCTCAGCCTCCCGGTCAACGCCTTTGATGTCATAGCCAAGCTCACCGCTCGTGGTTTCGTCCCCGGCTTCCCTCTCGGCAAATACTATGCGTCCCTCGAAAACGGATTGCTCGTGGCCTGTACGGAAAAGACCAATGAAGAACAAATCGGCATCTTCGCCGAGATGCTCAAAGGAGCACTCATATGA